Sequence from the Candidatus Aegiribacteria sp. genome:
CCGTCTCGGAACTCGGAACTGACAATCTGGACAGGCTGTGGGTCCGACTTGGCGGATACAGATACCCCTTCTGGAATGTATATGACATGAGTGGCGAGTTGCTCTTCACGGCATCACTGGAACTGGATGATCCGGATATCGATGAGATGACTGTCAGAATTACGGACAACGGAGCCGTTGCGTGGGTGAGGGATCCGGTCAGCTGGCCAAAGCTCTATCTTATTGATATGCCGCAGTAGTAAGAGTTTATTTAAATGGATTGTTCTTGAACGTATTTCTCCAGAGCGCTGATAACTCGTAATGAGAATTTTCCTTCTTTCCCTTTTTTAAGTTCATAAAGAACATCCATGGGCATTTTGGGAATTCTGTATTTTCTGTTTGGTGTGATTGCCGCATTAAAAGTATCACTTATTGCCACTATCTCTGTTGAAAGACCGATATTCTTCTTACCTTCAGGATAACCGCTGCCATCTATTCTCTCGTGATGATCCTCGGTAATATCTGCTTCCTTTTCCAGGCCAAGTTTTCTGAGCATCCTTGCCCCCTCCGCCGGATGAACCTGGAGTACCTCCCAGTCAAGATCATCCAGAGGGGTAATCTTATTTAATGAGTACCATGGAATTGCGCATTTTCCGATGTCATGCAGCTGGGCTGATGTTCCTATCAGTTTGATTTCATCCTGTTTCAGTAACAGTACTTCCGCTATACCGACAGCTGTCTTCTTAACGCTTTCTGTATGCTCACTGCCAAGGTACCAGTCCTTTATTCTCAGGACTTTCAACAGATATTCAAACAGCCCTTTTTCCTTGAAAAATATGTGAAGATCCTTCAAACCTTTCCTGCTTGCAAGAATGTTATAAATGTTAAGGCCATCTCTCATCGTCAGCGTCTCCGAGAGTGTAGTCCCATAGTACCCTGCATCTTCAAGTGAACGGATCATCAGTTTAATACTCTCCTCCGCATTCCCCTTATTTGCCAGTATGAGAGCTTTTATTCGATGATAACCCGGTTCTACGAATCTTCTGTTCGTTTCACTTACTTCTCTGATTGTCCTTTCAAGGATTTCATCGGCCTTGTCTGTCTCACCCATTCTCGCTTTCGCTTCAGCTTTATTCAGCATCGTAAGACATCTTACAGGTTCATGCTCGGTTTCTTCCAATTTTTCTTCAGCAATGCTTAAAACCCGTTCTAATTCCTCATCATCCTTTATCGTTCTTTCTGTAACAAGCAATGAATCAGTGTAATTATTGCATATTAATTTGAGTGCCCAGAGGTATTTCCTTCCAATCGCACTTTCAAACTGTTCAGGGCTGATCTTCCTTATTGCTGAAATAGCTTCCCGATAGACTTCATTCGCATCGCTGTAATTCTCGCGATAAACGTGCAGTATACCTGCGTAATTATTCAGAAATAAAGGGAGGAACGGCAGATTTTTCTTTTCTTTTGAAAGCTCTTCACAGAAGTAACCTGTTTCCTTTTGAATACTTTCCGTTGGATATCCTAAATTAGCAACTGCCCCCGCAACGTACATCTGTTTCCAGAACTTATTTTCATTACCTCTGTATTTGTAATAATACGCATCCGCCTTCATTATCTTATAGGATTCCATTGGAGCTCCAAGAACCCTTAGTCTTCTTCCTATTTCATAAGAATTCTGATCTTCATCTCTGTCTCTGTTTTCAATGAAATCAAGGTAATCAGATAATCTCTCCGCAAAACCTATTAACACACTGTCGACCAGATCGCGGGGTGAGGACAGGGTATCAAGATATTCAAGGAATATCTCACCCATAGTCAATTCAGTATTTTCAGTTAAAATATCCAAGAGACAGGTTACCTGTTTCCTCTCCACTGGAATAACGATCTGATGCTATCTTATCAGGGTTACCATCTTCGTAACCGCTGTATC
This genomic interval carries:
- a CDS encoding HD domain-containing protein yields the protein MGEIFLEYLDTLSSPRDLVDSVLIGFAERLSDYLDFIENRDRDEDQNSYEIGRRLRVLGAPMESYKIMKADAYYYKYRGNENKFWKQMYVAGAVANLGYPTESIQKETGYFCEELSKEKKNLPFLPLFLNNYAGILHVYRENYSDANEVYREAISAIRKISPEQFESAIGRKYLWALKLICNNYTDSLLVTERTIKDDEELERVLSIAEEKLEETEHEPVRCLTMLNKAEAKARMGETDKADEILERTIREVSETNRRFVEPGYHRIKALILANKGNAEESIKLMIRSLEDAGYYGTTLSETLTMRDGLNIYNILASRKGLKDLHIFFKEKGLFEYLLKVLRIKDWYLGSEHTESVKKTAVGIAEVLLLKQDEIKLIGTSAQLHDIGKCAIPWYSLNKITPLDDLDWEVLQVHPAEGARMLRKLGLEKEADITEDHHERIDGSGYPEGKKNIGLSTEIVAISDTFNAAITPNRKYRIPKMPMDVLYELKKGKEGKFSLRVISALEKYVQEQSI